The Lemur catta isolate mLemCat1 chromosome X, mLemCat1.pri, whole genome shotgun sequence genome has a window encoding:
- the TEX13D gene encoding testis-expressed protein 13D produces the protein MAVEFGDHASGFRHNEVIKFINNEVLMNGGSPDFYVAFRSRPWSEVEDRLRAVVADPQVPRTLKRACGWSALALSVRAAARQEEQQARRIRRLQDQVEELEFASWTMESEVQRLRGQCEDAATQLHFTRAALQQAVNECEMLRGRLLQVQRSGGQATPQALDIMPVRGAEQHGAAACPLNAAQQGDMVAAGAQGGLYFEAQMPPPTGVLYVPGPPRPWAQAIQAPLPMPGPHPLPPQAPFPMGFPLLPPPPPAVVTEAEGAVVPFQMPPVGIYPPGPWPAVRSQEEMAPLWYQRGYIEEQGSAIQQGSVPLGDSRSHIQEESSQRPQGTPVLGNSGNRSQGEDPGGSQAMSLLGSAGQQNQDNAERPSGVASLGDSRSYSHEEGPEGPQGMGPLGDRESQNQEEGPERPQKTVLPGDNRSHSQEEGPERSQKTVPLKKRSHSQLEGPKGPQGTISRGGIRSYSQEDNPGGAQEMAPLGFSKSHSPEGGLERPQVTPLGDSPCHRVRESPNKQQPQGQKAKKPKGKKASESQQQEKPAPGCSPVNWVCPCCKSMNYSWRKACYKCKKAFTPVESGGVNPGQTR, from the coding sequence ATGGCGGTGGAGTTCGGGGACCACGCCAGCGGGTTCCGGCACAATGAGGTGATCAAGTTCATCAACAATGAAGTCCTCATGAACGGTGGCAGCCCAGACTTCTACGTGGCCTTCCGCTCGCGACCCTGGAGTGAGGTAGAGGACCGGCTTCGGGCCGTCGTGGCCGACCCCCAGGTGCCGCGCACCCTTAAACGGGCCTGTGGCTGGAGCGCGCTGGCCCTGAGCGTGCGAGCGGcggccaggcaggaggagcagcaggCGCGCCGGATCCGGCGGCTGCAGGACCAGGTAGAGGAGCTCGAGTTCGCTTCCTGGACTATGGAGTCTGAGGTACAGCGGCTGCGCGGGCAGTGTGAGGATGCGGCTACGCAGCTGCACTTCACACGGGCCGCCCTGCAGCAGGCCGTAAATGAGTGTGAAATGCTGCGAGGAAGGCTGCTCCAGGTTCAGAGGTCGGGGGGCCAGGCCACCCCCCAGGCCCTTGACATAATGCCTGTGAGGGGAGCCGAGCAGCATGGGGCTGCAGCGTGTCCTCTGAATGCAGCCCAGCAGGGAGACATGGTGGCCGCAGGGGCACAGGGCGGGCTGTATTTTGAGGCCCAGATGCCACCCCCGACGGGTGTGCTTTATGTGCCAGGACCCCCACGTCCGTGGGCCCAGGCCATACAAGCCCCTCTGCCAATGCCAGGGCCACACCCATTACCGCCCCAGGCACCGTTCCCAATGGGATTCCCATTGTTGCCGCCTCCACCACCTGCAGTAGTCACGGAAGCAGAAGGCGCGGTAGTCCCATTTCAGATGCCTCCTGTGGGGATCTATCCACCTGGTCCTTGGCCTGCAGTGAGATCCCAGGAGGAAATGGCTCCTCTATGGTACCAGAGAGGCTATATCGAGGAACAAGGTTCTGCGATCCAACAGGGGTCAGTCCCCCTAGGAGACAGCAGAAGCCACATCCAGGAGGAAAGTTCGCAGAGGCCCCAGGGGACACCCGTCCTGGGCAACAGTGGGAACCGCAGCCAGGGAGAAGATCCAGGAGGGTCCCAGGCAATGTCCCTTCTCGGGAGTGCTGGGCAGCAGAACCAAGATAATGCAGAGAGGCCCTCGGGGGTGGCCTCACTGGGGGACAGCAGAAGCTACAGCCATGAAGAAGGTCCAGAAGGACCCCAGGGGATGGGTCCCCTGGGGGATAGAGAAAGCCAAAACCAGGAAGAAGGTCCAGAGAGGCCCCAGAAGACTGTCCTCCCAGGGGACAACAGAAGCCatagccaggaagagggcccagAGAGGTCCCAGAAGACTGTCCCCCTGAAGAAGAGAAGCCACAGCCAGCTAGAAGGTCCAAAAGGGCCTCAGGGGACTATCTCCCGGGGAGGCATCAGAAGCTACAGCCAGGAAGACAATCCAGGGGGGGCCCAGGAAATGGCACCCCTGGGGTTTAGCAAGAGCCACAGCCCAGAAGGAGGTCTGGAGAGGCCCCAGGTGACACCCCTGGGAGATAGCCCGTGCCACCGTGTAAGAGAAAGTCCAAACAAACAGCAGCCTCAGGGGCAGAAGGCCAAgaaaccaaaagggaaaaaagcctCAGAATCCCAGCAACAGGAAAAGCCTGCCCCAGGCTGCAGTCCAGTGAATTGGGTCTGCCCATGCTGTAAATCCATGAATTATTCATGGCGCAAAGCCTGCTATAAATGCAAGAAAGCCTTTACGCCAGTTGAGAGTGGAGGTGTTAACCCGGGACAAACTCGCTAA